A portion of the Tachysurus vachellii isolate PV-2020 chromosome 14, HZAU_Pvac_v1, whole genome shotgun sequence genome contains these proteins:
- the LOC132856923 gene encoding achaete-scute homolog 1b-like translates to METTSSMPTTQLVQGQCHIGRAERRQECALSNVTQSQSRSKVLKRQRSNSPELLRCKRRLSFTGLGYNIPQQQPVAVARRNERERNRVKQVNMGFQTLRQHVPNGAANKKMSKVETLRSAVEYIRALQQLLDEHDAISAAFQCGVPSPTLSNSYSADPESPHSSYSSDDGTYEHLSSEEQELLDFTTWFNRY, encoded by the coding sequence ATGGAGACTACCAGCAGTATGCCAACGACACAGCTGGTACAGGGTCAGTGCCACATCGGACGCGCAGAGAGACGACAAGAGTGCGCGCTCTCCAACGTGACCCAGAGCCAGAGCAGGAGCAAAGTGCTGAAGAGACAGCGCTCCAACTCTCCTGAACTGCTGCGCTGCAAGAGAAGGCTCAGCTTCACTGGTCTGGGCTACAACATCCCCCAGCAGCAACCGGTCGCCGTGGCGCGACGCAACGAGAGAGAAAGGAACCGTGTCAAGCAAGTAAACATGGGTTTTCAAACCTTGCGTCAGCACGTCCCGAACGGTGCGGCCAACAAAAAGATGAGCAAAGTAGAAACCTTGAGGTCAGCGGTGGAGTACATTCGCGCTCTGCAGCAACTCCTGGACGAACACGATGCCATTTCGGCCGCGTTTCAGTGCGGGGTCCCCTCTCCAACCCTGTCCAACAGCTACTCCGCGGATCCAGAGTCGCCACATTCATCTTACTCATCTGACGACGGAACATACGAGCATTTGAGCTCCGAAGAGCAAGAGCTTCTGGACTTCACGACATGGTTTAACAGATACTGA